From Pedobacter aquae:
AAACGAAAATGATTTCAAATTCAGATGGTTCGTTTTCTGTCTGTGTACTTAGTTTAAATGGCTCAACTTCAATAATCTCACCTTTTTGGCTCTCCTTAGAACTATTGATTACGAAATATCGCATAAATGCAAATGCATCAAGCAACTTGCTTTTACCACTCGCATTTGCACCATAGATAACTGCACCTTTGAGAAGTCTCAGTCCAAAGTTTTCATTGATTACGATATTTTCGTGTTCTCTGGTGTCTTTGTCATAGTTAGAAGCAATAAGGCTCAAAGTCGCTTTGTCCTTAAATGTCCTAAAGTTTTTAATTGAAAATTGCAGAAGCATCTTTCTGTCTGTTTTTGATTAATTGTCTGCAAAGGTAGTCTTTATTTTGTAATTAAAAGCAAAATAAAAGTTGTTTTTGTTTGTTTTGGCTCGAAAATATGGTTTATATTGCGTTTTTTACGCTTGCCGGTAACTTATATATATGTATGGTTTTACTTCCGTAATACACCCAAAACTGGTTGTATTACGGAAGTTTTGTTTATTTTTCATACAAAGAATAACTTATGAAATAGCTTAAAAACAATTATCTCCAATATCCAATTCCACAGGCATTTTCATATTTAGATTTTAATTCTAAGTAAGTAAATATTTATTGAAAGTCAAAAATTAAAAATGTTTCAATACAAAACAATCATTTGTTTTATATTTAAACAATATTTATATTTATCCCGCTAAACAGCGAAACATAAATTGATATGAACATACAATTGTCACAAAAGCAAATAGGTCAGAGGATAACCGAACTTCGTAAAATGAAAGGGTTGTCTCAGGAAGATTTGGCTAAAAGTGTCAAAATTTCCCGACCGTCTTTGGCTCAAATTGAGTTAGGAAATAGAAGTGTTGATATACTCGAATTGCAAAAACTATCATTGGTTTTAGGGTTTTCATTAGACGATTTTATGTCTAAGGATTTTTCTACAAGTAAAGATGTTGATGTAAAAGAAGAAAAAAAGGTAAAGAAAGAACAAGAGCGTATCTCAGTACCAACCTTACAAGTCAATAAATTTAAAAATGTATTGTTATACATACTTGAACGCTGTGCAGGTAAGCCAAATGTTGGCGAAACGGTTCTTTATAAATTACTCTATTTCTCGGACTTCAACTACTATGAATTGTATGAAGAACATTTAACAGGCGCAAAATATCGCAAGTTACCTTATGGGCCAGTTCCGCAAAAATTAGATATAATCATTGGTCAAATGATTGAAAAAGGTCTGTTGCAAAGAATAAAAACCGAATATCACGGTTATCCTCAAACTCGCTATCTACCTTTAGAAAAAGCAGATTTAACTGAATTAAAGGCAAGTGAAAAAGAAATCATTGACAGGGTAATAGAACAGATGAGTGATTGGTCTGCTGCAATGCTTAGTAACTATTCTCACGGTGATAAACCTTGGAAAGCATCAAAAGATGGTGAGGAAATAAATTATGAATTGGCTTTTTACAGAAGGCCACCTTATTCAATTAGAGTTTATGAAGATGATGAACCATATTGAATTTGATGAACTTTCAGAGTTTAAAAAGGATTTGAAGAATCTTTTAAAAAAATACAGAACACTCAAAG
This genomic window contains:
- a CDS encoding type II toxin-antitoxin system antitoxin SocA domain-containing protein → MNIQLSQKQIGQRITELRKMKGLSQEDLAKSVKISRPSLAQIELGNRSVDILELQKLSLVLGFSLDDFMSKDFSTSKDVDVKEEKKVKKEQERISVPTLQVNKFKNVLLYILERCAGKPNVGETVLYKLLYFSDFNYYELYEEHLTGAKYRKLPYGPVPQKLDIIIGQMIEKGLLQRIKTEYHGYPQTRYLPLEKADLTELKASEKEIIDRVIEQMSDWSAAMLSNYSHGDKPWKASKDGEEINYELAFYRRPPYSIRVYEDDEPY